One Mycolicibacterium fortuitum subsp. fortuitum genomic window carries:
- a CDS encoding WhiB family transcriptional regulator has protein sequence MDTCQLPIPEPASQDWRSRGSCRDVDPIVFYGPDRERAAARRRRVASAKAICQTCPVKRACLRQSLRFPEPHGVWGGLTADERSNILMERALAGREVDSAAT, from the coding sequence ATGGACACCTGCCAGCTGCCGATTCCCGAGCCTGCCTCACAGGATTGGCGTTCACGGGGCAGCTGCCGCGACGTTGACCCGATAGTGTTCTATGGTCCCGATCGCGAAAGAGCCGCGGCCCGACGACGACGTGTGGCCAGTGCCAAAGCGATCTGCCAGACGTGTCCGGTAAAGCGCGCCTGCCTCAGACAGTCACTGAGATTCCCTGAACCGCACGGGGTCTGGGGAGGCCTCACCGCCGATGAACGCAGCAACATACTGATGGAACGTGCGCTCGCGGGCAGGGAAGTGGACAGTGCGGCAACGTAA
- a CDS encoding acyl-ACP desaturase — MPKDSNDLRLLHELEPVAERLLNRHLSMMKDWNPHDYIPWSDGKNYYALGGEDWHPEQSQLSEVARLAMVVNLLTEDNLPSYHREIAMNMGMDGAWGQWVNRWTTEENRHSLALRDYLVVTRACDPVELEELRVEQITRGFSPGQNHQGDLFADSLLDSVLYVSFQELATRVSHRNTGKACNDPIADQLLQRVSADENLHMLFYRDISAAGFELAPNQAIASVYRILNNFTMPGYTIPAFRRKAVTIAVGGIYDPRVHLEEIVMPQLRKWRIFEREDFTGDGARARDDLGVLVKKLEESCVKFDAAKERRLSRAARKAERLA, encoded by the coding sequence TTGCCGAAGGACTCGAACGATCTGCGATTGCTGCATGAGTTGGAACCGGTGGCGGAGCGGCTGCTCAACAGGCATCTGTCGATGATGAAGGACTGGAATCCGCACGACTACATTCCGTGGTCGGACGGCAAGAACTATTACGCTCTGGGCGGCGAGGATTGGCACCCAGAGCAATCGCAGTTGTCGGAGGTCGCCAGGCTCGCCATGGTGGTCAACCTGCTCACCGAAGACAACCTACCTTCCTATCACCGCGAGATTGCGATGAACATGGGCATGGACGGTGCGTGGGGCCAGTGGGTCAACCGCTGGACCACGGAAGAAAACCGGCACAGCCTCGCACTGCGCGACTACCTCGTGGTGACGCGCGCTTGCGACCCGGTCGAACTCGAAGAGTTGCGGGTCGAGCAGATCACCCGCGGCTTCTCCCCCGGCCAGAATCATCAGGGTGACCTGTTCGCCGACAGCCTCCTCGACTCCGTCCTCTACGTGAGTTTCCAGGAACTGGCTACCCGGGTGTCGCACCGCAACACCGGCAAGGCGTGCAATGATCCAATTGCTGATCAACTGCTGCAACGAGTTTCAGCCGACGAGAATCTGCACATGCTCTTCTACCGCGATATCTCCGCGGCGGGGTTCGAACTCGCGCCGAATCAGGCCATCGCTTCGGTGTACCGGATCCTCAACAACTTCACGATGCCCGGCTACACCATTCCCGCGTTTCGCCGTAAGGCGGTGACCATTGCGGTTGGCGGCATTTACGACCCGCGCGTCCACCTGGAGGAGATCGTGATGCCTCAACTCAGGAAGTGGCGGATCTTCGAACGCGAGGACTTCACCGGCGACGGGGCGCGGGCGCGGGATGATCTTGGTGTCTTGGTCAAGAAGCTCGAAGAATCCTGCGTGAAGTTCGACGCGGCCAAGGAGCGCCGGCTCAGCCGCGCAGCCCGCAAAGCCGAAAGACTGGCTTGA
- a CDS encoding DUF5642 family protein, translating into MAGTADSDCIAPSDSGDTTTEKRPRLSRRGWALLATATLVVAPLSGAAGWELNSRLRNSGTSAAIDRQWLIKLVDLAAQFPSGFHLTSADAVDLAEQSRLMQGATVIPANCANPAERNGGVSPPAGAVLDSLAGRTQGRVLEVTALASPQPIPVRDVPPHCDAVVFYKAGLIQGFTGPVSPPPIPDGVAVKSSQAVRVRYTITDGTGPSIDTVCYVYRALLDDLHSVTVTFAGQISPGPLRDIDPTPASDLFTHALTTLQTS; encoded by the coding sequence GTGGCTGGCACAGCGGATTCCGACTGCATTGCCCCTTCTGACAGCGGCGACACCACCACGGAGAAGCGGCCACGCTTGTCTCGGAGGGGTTGGGCTCTGCTCGCCACCGCGACGCTCGTTGTCGCCCCGCTCTCAGGTGCGGCGGGCTGGGAGCTGAACAGCCGGCTCCGCAACAGCGGCACGTCCGCGGCCATTGACAGGCAGTGGCTGATCAAGCTGGTGGACCTGGCTGCCCAGTTCCCCTCTGGGTTCCACCTGACCTCTGCCGATGCCGTGGACCTGGCCGAACAGTCCCGCTTGATGCAGGGCGCCACCGTCATCCCGGCGAACTGCGCCAATCCGGCGGAGCGGAACGGCGGCGTGTCCCCACCCGCGGGCGCCGTTCTCGACAGCCTTGCCGGAAGAACTCAGGGCCGCGTGCTGGAAGTGACCGCCCTGGCGTCTCCCCAGCCGATACCGGTGCGAGATGTGCCCCCGCACTGTGACGCGGTGGTGTTCTACAAGGCTGGTCTCATCCAGGGCTTCACCGGCCCGGTCTCGCCACCCCCGATCCCGGACGGGGTAGCGGTGAAGTCGAGCCAGGCCGTCCGGGTCCGCTACACCATCACAGACGGCACCGGACCCAGCATCGACACTGTCTGCTACGTCTACCGAGCACTGCTCGACGACCTGCACTCGGTCACCGTGACTTTCGCCGGCCAGATCAGCCCAGGGCCACTTCGTGACATCGACCCGACTCCGGCCAGTGATCTGTTCACACACGCACTGACAACGCTGCAAACGTCCTGA
- a CDS encoding CBS domain-containing protein, translating to MVNVPSAGSISVADLIGDAVVRVPSDATVATAAEAMAEAGIGAVVVGDQERPVALVSERDAIRVIAAHQDPAAVPVVDVASTNLVWCAASDTVEQVAVRMTDRHIRHILVERAGVLVGIVSARDLLGVYAAEADPVV from the coding sequence ATGGTCAATGTTCCCTCAGCCGGTTCGATCTCGGTCGCGGATCTCATCGGTGACGCAGTGGTTCGGGTGCCCTCCGACGCGACAGTCGCGACTGCCGCGGAGGCCATGGCCGAGGCCGGGATCGGCGCCGTGGTGGTCGGCGACCAGGAACGGCCAGTGGCGCTGGTCAGCGAACGTGACGCCATACGTGTCATCGCCGCCCATCAGGATCCAGCTGCGGTCCCCGTCGTCGACGTGGCGAGCACAAACCTGGTCTGGTGCGCGGCGTCGGATACTGTCGAACAAGTGGCTGTTCGGATGACCGACCGCCACATCCGGCACATCCTGGTAGAGCGTGCTGGTGTTTTGGTGGGTATCGTCTCTGCCCGTGACCTACTGGGCGTCTATGCCGCCGAGGCCGACCCCGTGGTGTGA
- a CDS encoding FHA domain-containing protein: protein MDTGSLNGVYVNQVRVESAPVTNGDEIWIGAFDLAFNCRELDAPQRFR, encoded by the coding sequence ATCGACACCGGAAGCCTCAACGGTGTCTACGTCAACCAGGTCCGGGTTGAGTCTGCGCCCGTGACCAATGGCGACGAGATCTGGATAGGTGCATTCGACCTCGCATTCAACTGCCGTGAACTCGATGCTCCCCAGCGGTTTCGCTAA
- a CDS encoding IS3 family transposase (programmed frameshift) yields MARPYPREFRDDVVRVARDRDDGVTIEQIATDFGVHPVTLHKWMRQADIDEGAKPGKRTGESAELRDARRRIKLLEQENEVLRRAAAYLSQANLPKRLYPLVSELAADGIPVAVTCRVLKLARQPYYRWRANPITDAEVIEAYRANALFDAHKDDPEFGYRYLVEEASDAGEPMAQRTGWRICSQNRWWSVFGKKRGKNGKVGPPVHDDLVERDFTAGGPNQLWLSDITEHRTDEGKLYLCAIKDVFSNRIVGYSIDSRMKSRLAAAALSSAVARRGDVAGCILHSDRGSQFRSRKFVHALGHHEMVGSMGRVGAAGDNAAMESFFALLQKNVLDRRRWSTREELRIAIVTWIERTYHRRRRQAGLGRLTPIEFEAIMTAPASQAA; encoded by the exons ATGGCAAGGCCCTACCCTCGCGAGTTCCGCGACGATGTCGTCCGGGTCGCCCGCGACCGCGATGACGGGGTGACGATCGAGCAGATCGCCACTGATTTCGGTGTGCACCCGGTGACGCTGCACAAGTGGATGCGCCAAGCCGACATCGACGAGGGCGCCAAGCCGGGCAAGCGCACTGGCGAGTCCGCTGAGCTGCGGGATGCGCGGCGTCGGATCAAGCTGCTCGAGCAGGAGAATGAAGTGCTGCGCCGGGCTGCGGCCTATCTGTCACAGGCCAACCTTCCG AAAAGGCTCTACCCGCTCGTAAGTGAGCTCGCCGCCGATGGGATCCCCGTCGCGGTGACGTGCCGGGTACTCAAGCTCGCCCGCCAGCCTTACTACCGCTGGCGGGCCAATCCCATCACCGACGCTGAGGTCATCGAGGCGTATCGCGCCAATGCCCTGTTCGATGCTCACAAGGATGACCCGGAGTTCGGCTACCGCTACCTTGTCGAAGAGGCATCCGATGCCGGCGAGCCGATGGCGCAGCGCACTGGTTGGCGGATCTGCTCGCAGAACCGGTGGTGGAGCGTGTTCGGCAAGAAGCGCGGCAAGAACGGCAAAGTGGGCCCGCCGGTGCACGATGATCTTGTCGAGCGCGACTTCACCGCTGGTGGTCCAAATCAGCTGTGGCTCAGCGATATCACCGAGCATCGCACCGATGAGGGCAAGCTCTATCTTTGTGCGATCAAGGACGTGTTCTCCAACCGCATCGTCGGGTACTCGATCGACTCTCGAATGAAGTCCCGGCTGGCCGCTGCAGCGCTCAGTAGCGCGGTGGCACGCCGCGGTGATGTGGCCGGTTGCATTCTGCACTCTGATCGCGGATCTCAGTTCAGGTCAAGGAAATTCGTGCACGCGCTCGGCCATCACGAGATGGTTGGATCGATGGGCCGTGTCGGAGCGGCCGGCGACAATGCAGCCATGGAGAGCTTCTTCGCGCTGCTCCAGAAGAACGTGCTCGATCGCCGCCGGTGGAGCACACGAGAAGAGTTGAGGATCGCGATCGTCACCTGGATCGAACGGACCTACCATCGCCGCCGACGCCAAGCCGGACTCGGGCGGTTGACCCCGATCGAATTCGAAGCGATTATGACCGCACCGGCCAGTCAGGCCGCGTGA
- a CDS encoding phosphotransferase has translation MLSRPLSVSDETIADVVAAHWLPQVADISYLPWGFGAHHWRVIGGGTTLFVTLDQLEPRHTGSSLEAAYAGAAALAGAGLNMVCAPLPARTGRFTVDVGAGVLSVTPWLQGSSPTEAQAREPRHLREVVLALDALHRAVPPEEIRPWAPKVDASFAHELRTRTAEPWTSGPLAEEARLALAAHIEPIQRWTERYLDLAEAARARRDAWVPTHGEPHNDNQVVTADGVQLVDWESLALAPPERDYADLPASAHELLHADPAIVELFALDWRLSEIAEYARWFAAAHIGTEDDHTALEGLHEELTGEAQ, from the coding sequence GTGCTGTCCCGCCCTCTGTCCGTTAGCGATGAGACGATCGCCGATGTGGTCGCTGCGCACTGGTTGCCTCAGGTCGCCGATATCAGTTATCTGCCATGGGGTTTCGGTGCGCACCACTGGCGAGTGATCGGCGGCGGGACCACGTTGTTCGTGACGTTGGACCAGCTGGAACCTCGACACACCGGATCGTCTCTCGAGGCTGCCTACGCCGGAGCAGCCGCCCTGGCCGGCGCTGGTTTGAACATGGTGTGTGCACCGCTGCCGGCCCGGACTGGACGATTCACCGTCGATGTCGGGGCCGGTGTACTCAGCGTGACGCCGTGGCTGCAGGGCAGCAGCCCGACCGAGGCCCAGGCCCGCGAACCCCGCCATCTCCGGGAAGTGGTTCTGGCTCTGGATGCGCTACACCGCGCCGTTCCACCTGAGGAGATTCGCCCATGGGCCCCGAAAGTCGACGCTTCATTCGCCCACGAGTTGCGAACTCGCACCGCCGAGCCATGGACGAGCGGTCCGCTGGCAGAAGAGGCGCGGCTGGCTCTCGCCGCGCACATTGAACCGATCCAACGCTGGACCGAGCGCTACCTGGACCTCGCGGAGGCAGCACGTGCCCGACGCGACGCATGGGTGCCGACACATGGCGAGCCACACAACGACAACCAGGTCGTGACCGCGGACGGCGTGCAGCTGGTCGATTGGGAGTCGCTCGCGCTTGCGCCACCCGAACGCGATTACGCCGACCTACCCGCCTCGGCACACGAGCTATTGCATGCCGACCCCGCGATAGTAGAGCTGTTCGCGCTGGACTGGCGGCTCAGCGAGATCGCCGAGTACGCACGATGGTTCGCCGCTGCGCATATCGGCACCGAAGACGACCACACCGCTTTGGAAGGGCTGCACGAAGAACTGACGGGGGAGGCGCAGTGA